From a single Leishmania panamensis strain MHOM/PA/94/PSC-1 chromosome 2 sequence genomic region:
- a CDS encoding RNA-editing complex protein MP81, putative (TriTrypDB/GeneDB-style sysID: LpmP.02.0310), producing MHTAILRQASTPSACPPGTADDGLGSSRVHNGGSSDRCASAPPRSGNSAGATPRPLSSPPSESSEVRFYDTFLLSSVDLHLILLEEAHYKHGVWLNVPPQLAPSIPDMGPPAVPEPLYPTTQQARLAAMATALAAAQAKGKCGPKASSRGTTDAELIREPTCLAYRPTHGPPPFSTTGTSSLWISEQRLGATGAASSPPAGDTVASAFASVASPTTASAVEGCVAEGATQTGVHTVAIRGPVDASLLYHCSECGRPFRRRQAAELHVQQRHEQHGSSAAVVEGPGPGEVLGYEERPLSVATTAAMKTAAAACQQSILPRKCAEETSGEDAGGGHVTAGKGVADASGAGRLSGFDRSAAYCSPPRVELPGDALIDSLLEDVWDDVGLTRDDIDKPADLPTGRAGLQQHPKQAYSSCHGRFFIPSVLFVEGTADNRAELEAAAAARPVARATPEGAAPGIKRRPSSVSSVLSSSTIAARLLLAQQRNADGTLGAGGDSAAIGRGIGGGTLGAAPTAQELSIAELSRHYPNPFGDSPNATLMESEREPINPFIDLEGKAAAVDASQKASCDAVTQSGAAADSTADEAVLAPVTEEMEWLSRWAARPYACPLCQRRALPDVMRIMAPLLPSSLRADIDATTSGTLTAGAYGDDRGASWCPESGSKLATAAAAAAAEGLTPGATAGASLSKPAGGAPPPGSLEDQPLVADVEAWSWYAERVPRFRLLDSLEGHLQSKHPGCCCGDDEAEAARDDDTGVDDYDTLSDADWRRLYHVARHQKLLARAELLAVQRAYRIMFPTQRSTSAEALRSAKRNGIDFLNDIDGDAGKEGARNAAIPDEASDTGDASAGDSPASVSASDATAAEDTDVPQVHVRSAVNTVLIGTVRDVQEGFLGATRIMQYVLAVRDTTAESQGSVSADEMGSNVVANQEEDGGTDVDEDLIVVRCVGDLVPVALLKQQVRLGSTMFVAGSLRMNRNVDTVSRRSHAYPYVKVVPPLGCVRVLGA from the coding sequence ATGCATACCGCCATCCTTCGACAAGCCAGCACGCCATCGGCTTGTCCCCCTGGCACCGCCGATGACGGCCTCGGCAGTAGCCGCGTCCACAACGGCGGTAGTAGCGACAGATGTGCGTCAGCACCTCCTAGGAGCGGCAACAGTGCCGGGgcgacgccgcggccgctgtcatcgccgccgagCGAGAGCTCCGAGGTGCGCTTCTACGATACGTTCCTCTTGTCCAGTGTCGACCTACACCTGAtcctcctcgaggaggcgcaTTACAAGCATGGCGTGTGGCTCAatgtgccaccgcagctcgCGCCATCCATTCCGGACATGGGCCCGCCCGCTGTGCCAGAGCCCCTCTACCCAACCACACAGCAGGCACGACTAGCGGCCATGGCGACAGCCTTGGCGGCAGCTCAGGCGAAGGGTAAATGTGGCCCAAAggccagcagccgcggcacgACCGATGCGGAGCTCATAAGGGAGCCCACATGCCTTGCCTACCGCCCAACCCACGGCCCGCCGCCCTTCTCCACGACTGGCACGAGCTCGCTATGGATTTCGGAGCAAAGGCTGGGGGCCACCGGAGCAGCCAGCTCCCCCCCTGCAGGCGACACCGTCGCCAGTGCCTTCGCCTCAGTAGCGTCTCCAACGACCGCCTCGGCGGTCgaggggtgtgtggcagAGGGCGCCACGCAGACGGGAGTACACACAGTCGCCATTCGCGGCCCGGTGGACGCGTCACTGCTGTACCACTGCAGTGAGTGTGGCCGCCCCTTTAGAAGGCGCCaggcggcagagctgcacgtgcagcagcgccacgagcagcacggaagcagcgcagctgtgGTGGAGGGCCCGGGGCCCGGTGAGGTCCTCGGGTACGAGGAGAGGCCTCTTTCCGTAGCCACCACGGCGGCCATGAagactgcagctgcagcgtgccaGCAAAGTATTTTGCCGAGGAAATGCGCGGAAGAGACGAGTGGAGAGGACGCCGGTGGTGGCCACGTCACGGCTGGGAAGGGTGTCGCCGATGCCTCGGGTGCTGGCAGGCTTTCTGGCTTTGATCGCAGTGCTGCCTACTGTTCGCCCCCGCGCGTAGAGCTCCCGGGGGACGCGCTCATCGACAGCCTTCTCGAGGACGTCTGGGACGACGTGGGGCTAACACGGGACGACATCGACAAACCAGCGGACCTCCCCACAGGACGGGCTGGTCTCCAGCAACACCCCAAGCAGGCCTACAGCAGCTGTCATGGCCGATTTTTCATTCCTAGTGTGCTCTTCGTGGAAGGCACCGCCGACAACCGCGCTGAGCTggaggcagccgcggcggcgcgacCTGTCGCACGAGCCACACCAGAgggcgcagcgccaggcaTCAAACGTCGGCCTTCGTCTGTGTCGTCGGTGTTGTCATCGTCCACGATCGCCGCTCGGCTGCTGctagcgcagcagcgcaacgccGACGGCACTCTcggagctggcggcgacagcgctgccatcGGTCGGGGCATCGGCGGTGGGACTCTTGGCGCGGCGCCAACCGCGCAGGAGTTGTCTATAGCGGAGCTCAGCCGTCACTACCCTAACCCCTTTGGTGACAGCCCCAATGCTACCCTGATGGAGTCGGAGAGGGAGCCGATCAACCCATTCATCGACCTCGAGGGTAAGGCAGCTGCGGTCGACGCTTCGCAGAAGGCTTCTTGCGACGCCGTTACCCAGTCGGGTGCGGCGGCCGATAGCACCGCTGACGAAGCTGTCTTGGCCCCGGTcacggaggagatggagtgGCTGTCGcggtgggcagcgaggccgTATGCATGCCCGCTGTGCCAGCGGCGCGCCTTACCGGATGTGATGAGGATCatggcgccgctgctaccCTCGTCGCTAAGGGCAGACATCGATGCAACCACCTCCGGTACGCTGACCGCTGGCGCCTACGGTGACGATCGAGGAGCGAGTTGGTGCCCGGAGTCTGGTTCGAAGCtagccactgctgctgctgctgctgctgcggaggggTTGACGCCCGGCGCGACTGCAGGCGCTTCCTTGTCGAAGCCtgcaggcggtgcgccgccgccaggcTCCCTCGAGGACCAGCCCCTGGTTGCGGACGTTGAGGCGTGGAGCTGGTACGCCGAGCGGGTGCCGCGCTTCCGGCTGCTGGACTCCCTCGAAGGCCATTTGCAGTCGAAGCAccccggctgctgctgcggggaTGATGAGGCCGAAGCTGCGCGCGACGATGACACTGGCGTAGACGACTACGACACCCTCTCCGATGCGGACTGGCGGCGCCTTTACCATGTTGCTAGGCACCAGAAGCTGTTAGCGCGAGCCGAGTTGCTGGCAGTGCAGCGGGCATACCGCATCATGTTccccacgcagcgcagcacttCCGCGGAGGCGCTTCGCTCTGCTAAGCGCAACGGAATCGACTTCCTGAATGACATCGACGGTGATGCCGGCAAGGAGGGTGCCAGGAATGCGGCGATCCCCGACGAGGCAAGCGACACGGGAGATGCATCCGCTGGGGATTCGCCTGCATCGGTCTCTGCCAGCGATGCCACGGCTGCTGAGGACACCGATGTCCCTCAGGTGCACGTGCGATCGGCTGTGAACACGGTGCTGATCGGCACGGTGCGGGATGTGCAGGAGGGTTTCCTTGGCGCGACCCGCATTATGCAGTATGTTTTGGCAGTACGAGACACAACTGCGGAGTCGCAGGGCTCCGTCTCTGCAGACGAGATGGGGAGCAACGTGGTTGCCAACCAGGAAGAGGACGGAGGCACCGATGTGGACGAAGACCTGATTGTCGTGCGCTGTGTCGGCGACCTCGTCCCTGTTGCgttgctgaagcagcaggtTCGTTTGGGCTCTACCATGTTCGTTGCCGGGTCGCTGCGCATGAATCGCAATGTCGACACCGTGTCGCGACGGTCGCACGCGTACCCGTATGTGAAGGTGGTTCCGCCCCTtggctgcgtgcgtgtcttgGGGGCTTAG
- a CDS encoding ubiquitin-conjugating enzyme E2, putative (TriTrypDB/GeneDB-style sysID: LpmP.02.0300), producing the protein MPGLSLAQSRLREERKAWRRDRPFGFWAKPLEIVPGSCRLSGVKHMREGTQLTLPTASGTVASNTAASSSSVSISSSSATSGASAAESLTSAAAATPAGLDLLHWEAGIPGKPGTPWEGGEFRLRLSFTEDYPTKPPKCVFTPVLFHPNVYPSGTVCLSILNEEKDWRPNITIKQILLAIQELLNHPNLKDPAQEEPYRVYMRDVKEYEARVREEVRKHHWKG; encoded by the coding sequence ATGCCAGGGCTATCCCTGGCACAGTCGcgcctgcgcgaggagcGAAAGGCCTGGCGGAGGGATCGACCGTTTGGCTTTTGGGCAAAGCCCCTCGAGATCGTCCCAGGCAGCTGCCGTCTCAGCGGTGTCAAGCACATGCGCGAAGGAACGCAGCTGACGCTGCCCACGGCCTCTGGTACGGTGGCCAGCAACACGGccgcctcgtcttcctctgtGTCCATCTCTTCATCGAGTGCGACGTCTGGGGCTAGCGCTGCGGAGTCCCTCacctctgcagcggcagcaacaccggCCGGGCTGGACCTGCTTCACTGGGAGGCGGGCATTCCTGGCAAGCCTGGTACGCCGTGGGAGGGCGGCGAGTTCCGCCTCCGCCTGAGCTTCACGGAGGACTACCCGACAAAGCCCCCCAAGTGTGTCTTCACGCCGGTGCTCTTCCACCCCAACGTGTACCCGAGCGGCACCGTCTGCCTCTCTATTCTGAATGAAGAGAAGGACTGGCGCCCGAACATTACCATCAAGCAGATATTACTGGCCATccaggagctgctgaaccaCCCCAACCTCAAGGACCCGGCGCAGGAGGAGCCGTATAGGGTGTACATGCGCGATGTCAAGGAGTACGAGGCGCGCGTgcgggaggaggtgcggAAACATCATTGGAAAGGCTAA